The region CAGCTCCTGACCATTCCGGAACCGATCGCCGATGCTTCCGCCGTCACCCAAGCCGAGATAGAGGTAGCCGTCCGGGCCGAACTCGATGTGACCTCCGTTGTGCCATTCCTGGGGCTCCCGTATCGTGCGAACGGTCCGGCGGCTCGCCTGGTCGAAGGCGGTGCCGTCCCAGCCGTACTCATCGAGAACCACCGAACCGTCGAGATCGGTGTAGGTCAGGTAGACGAACCCGCCACCCGGCGCGAACGCCACCGAGAGGAGGCCCTGCTCGGCCCCGTCGCCGACCTCCGACGTTAGATCCACGGCGACACCGGCGGCTCCGGCGGAGTCGATCGAGTAGAGCAGCCCTCGTTTCGTCGTGACGAAGGCCACATCCGAACCGGGCGGAAAAGCCATCGAAGTCGCTCCATCGATGCCGGCGAACTGCTCGGCCACAACCGGCTCACCGGACCATGCCCGGATTCCTACATCGTCGAATCCCCTGGTTTCGTCGATGGAGGGGGCTTCGCAAGTCTCCCATGCAAAGACCGGAGGTTCCTCCCACGGACTCCAAACAATGAAACCGGTACCGGCGATCACTGCGGCAGCCGCAACGCCGCCTGCCGCCCACCGCCTGCCGATTCGCCTTCGCCCGTTCATCGGCCACACGGTAACCGGGTGGTCGGGTGGTCGAGTCGCCTCAGGATCTGAGCGGTTCGATCGCTTCGAGGAAGCCGGCGGGAGCGCGCCGCGGACGCCCGTCTGCGTCGGTGATCGCGCCCGTCAGCTCGAGGGTGGCGACCGCCTCTCCCTCGATCGCGGCTACCTGGCTCCAGCGCGACGTTACCCGCTTCGACTCCACGAGCCGGCTGGTGATATCGAGCCTCTCGCCGTAGACGGCAGGGCGGTGAAACCGGGCGCGCACTTCGGCAACCACGAGATGGAAACCTTCTCGCTTCAGCCGGGTGAGGTCGTATCCAACCGATGCAAGAGCATCGATGCGAGCCGTCTCGAAATAGGAGAAGTAGACCGCGTGATTGAGATGGTCGTAGGGATCCAACTCATAGAAGCGGACCTGGACTTGCGTGAGGTGGGCCATTCGGTGAGAAGACTACGTCTTGTGAAGGAAGT is a window of Acidimicrobiia bacterium DNA encoding:
- a CDS encoding PQQ-dependent sugar dehydrogenase, which encodes MNGRRRIGRRWAAGGVAAAAVIAGTGFIVWSPWEEPPVFAWETCEAPSIDETRGFDDVGIRAWSGEPVVAEQFAGIDGATSMAFPPGSDVAFVTTKRGLLYSIDSAGAAGVAVDLTSEVGDGAEQGLLSVAFAPGGGFVYLTYTDLDGSVVLDEYGWDGTAFDQASRRTVRTIREPQEWHNGGHIEFGPDGYLYLGLGDGGSIGDRFRNGQELDLPYASILRFDPRPDGDQPYSIPSDNPYVGRSDAPATWVWGLRNPWKFSFDRTSGDLWIGDVGQNCVEEIDFVPAGSNGGENFGWSTLEGTYRFEGHLPDNHTLPLLEYRHDEGGCAITGGYVYRGSEIAELEGMYLFADYCRGKVFALDTHDGRAVALFELGIDLNLLTSFGEGPDGEIYFLTLQQGIWKLAAG
- a CDS encoding thioesterase family protein encodes the protein MAHLTQVQVRFYELDPYDHLNHAVYFSYFETARIDALASVGYDLTRLKREGFHLVVAEVRARFHRPAVYGERLDITSRLVESKRVTSRWSQVAAIEGEAVATLELTGAITDADGRPRRAPAGFLEAIEPLRS